The Candidatus Zymogenus saltonus genome includes a window with the following:
- a CDS encoding radical SAM protein: protein MFLRSPDLKNRDKIESGLRLVAWEITRSCNLACDHCRASSEMGPYPGELTTEESLRLIEDIAAFSSPIVILTGGEPLMRKDVSEIARAGTELGLRMVLATNGTLLTRERARELLGAGIKRVSISIDGKDAKSHDDLRGVPGAFAGAVFGVESAKAEGLPFQINTTITKRNMGELSEIEDLVRRLGAVAHHLFLLVPTGRGRDMAEDSLDGEEYERILKDICRYEREAPHEVKVTCAPQYMRIKRETAAIDGVDIDSKGRGDKPAHGHPGGSGDLSASTRGCLGGISFLFISHGGDTQPCGYLEVSGGSVRERPIREIWEKSELFLRLRDYSLLTGKCGRCEYVDVCGGCRARAYYHHGDYLAPEPLCPYVPAKLKKGR from the coding sequence ATTTTTTTAAGAAGCCCAGATTTGAAAAATCGTGATAAAATCGAGTCGGGACTGAGGCTGGTTGCCTGGGAGATTACCCGCTCCTGCAACCTCGCCTGCGATCACTGCAGGGCCTCCTCGGAGATGGGGCCCTACCCTGGGGAGCTTACGACCGAGGAGTCGTTGAGGCTCATAGAGGATATCGCCGCCTTCTCAAGCCCGATTGTGATCCTGACCGGGGGCGAGCCTTTGATGAGGAAAGATGTCTCCGAGATCGCAAGGGCGGGGACGGAGCTGGGCCTGAGGATGGTCCTTGCCACCAACGGGACACTCCTGACAAGGGAGAGGGCGAGGGAGCTTTTAGGTGCCGGGATCAAGAGGGTGTCGATCAGCATAGACGGCAAAGACGCAAAGTCCCACGACGACTTGAGGGGAGTCCCCGGGGCCTTTGCCGGAGCGGTCTTCGGTGTCGAGAGCGCAAAGGCGGAAGGTCTCCCGTTTCAAATAAATACCACCATCACAAAAAGAAACATGGGCGAGCTTTCCGAGATAGAGGATCTGGTCCGTCGCCTCGGGGCCGTCGCCCACCACCTTTTTCTCCTCGTTCCCACGGGGAGGGGGAGGGATATGGCCGAAGACTCCCTTGACGGCGAGGAGTACGAGCGAATATTGAAAGACATCTGCCGGTATGAGAGGGAGGCCCCCCACGAGGTCAAGGTCACCTGTGCCCCCCAGTACATGCGGATAAAGAGGGAGACGGCCGCAATCGACGGCGTAGACATAGATTCAAAGGGGAGGGGAGACAAACCCGCTCACGGTCACCCCGGCGGCTCGGGGGATCTCTCCGCCTCCACGAGGGGGTGTCTCGGCGGGATATCTTTCCTCTTCATCTCCCACGGCGGCGATACCCAGCCCTGCGGCTACCTCGAGGTCTCTGGAGGGAGCGTCAGGGAGAGGCCGATACGGGAGATATGGGAAAAATCGGAGCTCTTTTTGCGCCTCAGGGACTATTCCCTGCTGACAGGAAAGTGCGGCAGGTGCGAATACGTCGATGTCTGCGGCGGATGCAGGGCGAGGGCCTACTACCATCACGGAGATTACCTCGCCCCTGAGCCGCTGTGTCCGTACGTCCCGGCAAAGCTCAAGAAGGGGAGATAA
- the hemB gene encoding porphobilinogen synthase: MSFPRTRMRRLRMKEGIRDMVAETRLDVKDLIYPMFVVHGKEVKDEIPSMPGCFHFSLDRLVEEAGRIYKLGIPAVILFGIPKVKDEAGSEGYDKDGIVQRSIKALKDSLPELLVITDVCLCDYTSHGHCGIVADGEIKNDPTLDLLVKIAVSHARAGSDMVAPSDMMDGRVGAIREGLEREGFINTPIMSYAAKYASSLYNPFRDAVDSAPSFGDRRSHQMQVPNAREAMREIELDIEEGADIVMVKPAIAYLDIIFRVKERFDLPVAAYNVSGEYSMVKAAAKEGWIDGERVMMEMLTCIKRAGADMILTYFAPEAARLLADI, from the coding sequence TTGTCCTTTCCACGCACGAGAATGAGACGTCTGAGGATGAAAGAGGGGATCAGGGACATGGTGGCGGAGACCAGGCTCGATGTCAAGGATCTCATCTATCCGATGTTCGTGGTTCACGGAAAGGAGGTGAAGGACGAGATTCCCTCCATGCCCGGGTGCTTTCACTTCTCCCTCGACCGACTCGTCGAGGAGGCAGGAAGGATTTACAAGTTGGGCATTCCCGCCGTGATCCTCTTCGGCATCCCGAAGGTGAAGGACGAGGCGGGAAGCGAGGGCTATGATAAGGACGGGATAGTTCAACGTTCCATAAAGGCCTTGAAAGACAGTCTCCCGGAGCTCTTGGTCATAACCGACGTGTGTCTCTGTGATTACACGAGCCACGGTCACTGCGGGATAGTGGCCGACGGCGAGATAAAAAACGACCCGACCCTCGACCTTTTGGTGAAGATAGCCGTCTCCCACGCGAGGGCGGGATCGGACATGGTGGCCCCGTCCGATATGATGGACGGAAGGGTGGGGGCGATAAGGGAGGGTCTGGAAAGGGAGGGGTTTATAAACACCCCCATTATGTCGTACGCCGCAAAGTACGCCTCAAGTCTCTATAATCCGTTCAGGGATGCGGTGGATTCCGCCCCGTCCTTCGGCGACAGGCGCTCTCATCAGATGCAGGTCCCTAACGCCAGGGAGGCGATGAGGGAGATAGAGTTGGATATCGAGGAGGGGGCCGATATCGTAATGGTAAAGCCGGCCATCGCGTATCTCGACATCATCTTCAGGGTCAAGGAGCGCTTCGACCTTCCGGTCGCCGCCTATAACGTCAGCGGGGAGTACTCGATGGTAAAGGCCGCCGCAAAGGAGGGCTGGATCGACGGGGAGAGGGTCATGATGGAGATGCTGACCTGCATCAAGAGGGCTGGGGCCGATATGATTTTGACCTATTTCGCCCCCGAGGCGGCGAGGCTCCTCGCGGATATTTAG